The following coding sequences lie in one Silvanigrella aquatica genomic window:
- the glgP gene encoding alpha-glucan family phosphorylase — protein MRTIQLHIRSSLPKNLEPLWDLARNVWWSWNSNAINLFRRINPQEYEASGPCPLKLLNTLPSSTWDYLKEDNGFLEHLNEVNLEFKNYLENGITKVPEYKSENTIAYFSMEFGLHESILLYSGGLGILSGDHLKTASDLGLPLVGVGLFYFEGYFRQSLTRDGWQNENYDLNDPFYLPMQLVTDKLTNKPVLIDVNICDKKVFSQIWKLNVGKIPLYLLDTNISENSPEFQRITSRLYSGGQEQRIQQEIILGIGGIKALQKLGISPAVYHLNEGHSAFLTLERMSQFVKKGLYWQEALIATKGTQVFTVHTPVPAGNDAFPIQMLSKFLGNIEYIYGIPENEFYNLGRSPDNHSEFSMPVFALRTSGHRNGVSQLHKKVSKKIWQPLWPRLLENEIPIKGITNGVHTRTWLCNELVELFDFYLGKGWDAKLNDPHIWKRVENIPNSELWNAHITRKSRLISSIPKSNLDAEYLTIGFARRFASYKRGHLIFKNIERLKKIMLNSERPVQLIISGKAHPADNLGKEIIQKVVQSIQSENLNSRIVFLENYDMHIAQKLVRGIDVWLNTPIRPLEASGTSGMKVALNGGLNFSILDGWWDEGYSPDLGWSIGGRENIYDENIRDERDANSLYDILEHEIIPLYYSAKTPNEWIDKMKKSISVLTPKFSAHRMLHDYILQTYLPAAEFHENWSIHSEGQIESLKNHIKNVQLLREQWKEVEITRVELKPSDTVIIGEIVTLQLELRSPFPENWLEISLVLESTDNNRGQYERKDVLLTCVEKDPVYKYYIYAVELETENPEIRTYSMRVCPNPILFPEHLDLDLVAR, from the coding sequence ATGCGTACTATTCAACTTCATATTCGTTCCTCATTACCCAAAAATTTAGAACCCTTGTGGGATCTTGCACGCAATGTCTGGTGGTCTTGGAATAGCAATGCCATTAATTTATTCCGAAGAATCAATCCACAAGAATATGAAGCAAGTGGTCCATGCCCACTCAAGTTATTGAATACATTACCTTCTTCAACTTGGGATTACTTAAAAGAAGATAATGGATTTCTAGAACACTTAAATGAAGTCAACTTAGAATTTAAAAATTATCTTGAAAATGGAATTACTAAAGTACCAGAATATAAATCTGAAAATACTATTGCCTATTTTTCCATGGAATTTGGACTACACGAAAGTATTTTACTTTATTCTGGTGGTCTAGGAATATTATCAGGCGATCATTTAAAAACAGCCAGCGACCTTGGTTTGCCACTTGTAGGTGTCGGATTATTTTATTTTGAAGGCTATTTCAGGCAAAGTTTAACTCGAGATGGATGGCAAAATGAAAATTATGATTTAAACGACCCCTTTTATCTTCCGATGCAACTTGTAACTGATAAATTAACAAATAAACCTGTACTTATTGATGTTAATATTTGTGATAAAAAAGTATTTTCACAAATATGGAAATTAAATGTAGGAAAAATTCCTCTTTATTTATTAGATACAAATATTTCAGAAAATAGCCCTGAATTCCAAAGAATCACTTCCAGACTTTATTCTGGAGGACAAGAACAACGTATTCAACAAGAAATTATTTTAGGAATAGGCGGCATTAAAGCATTACAAAAACTTGGAATTTCCCCCGCTGTTTATCATTTAAATGAAGGACATTCCGCTTTTTTAACATTAGAAAGAATGAGTCAATTCGTCAAAAAAGGGCTGTATTGGCAAGAAGCTTTAATAGCCACTAAGGGAACACAAGTTTTTACCGTTCACACACCTGTTCCTGCAGGAAATGATGCCTTTCCTATTCAAATGCTTTCAAAATTTTTAGGTAACATCGAATATATTTATGGAATTCCAGAAAATGAATTTTACAATTTAGGACGCTCCCCTGATAATCATTCCGAATTTTCTATGCCCGTTTTTGCTTTAAGAACCAGCGGGCATCGCAATGGTGTTAGCCAACTGCATAAAAAAGTTTCTAAAAAAATATGGCAACCTCTGTGGCCGCGCCTCCTCGAAAATGAAATTCCAATAAAAGGGATTACCAATGGCGTCCACACACGGACATGGCTTTGCAACGAGCTTGTTGAGTTATTTGATTTTTATTTAGGTAAAGGATGGGACGCCAAATTAAATGATCCTCATATTTGGAAAAGGGTCGAAAATATTCCTAATTCTGAGTTATGGAATGCTCATATTACACGTAAAAGTCGATTGATATCTTCCATTCCTAAATCTAATTTAGATGCAGAATATTTAACAATAGGTTTTGCCAGAAGATTTGCAAGCTACAAACGAGGACATTTGATTTTCAAAAATATAGAACGCTTAAAAAAAATCATGCTTAATTCAGAACGTCCTGTGCAACTCATTATTTCTGGTAAAGCGCATCCCGCAGATAATTTAGGTAAAGAAATTATTCAAAAAGTTGTGCAATCTATTCAATCTGAAAATTTAAATAGCCGCATTGTTTTTCTTGAAAATTACGACATGCACATTGCTCAAAAACTGGTGCGTGGCATAGATGTCTGGCTCAATACGCCTATTCGTCCTTTAGAAGCATCAGGAACAAGTGGCATGAAGGTTGCCCTTAATGGCGGATTAAATTTTTCCATACTTGATGGCTGGTGGGATGAAGGATATTCCCCAGATTTAGGTTGGTCCATTGGGGGACGTGAAAATATCTATGATGAAAATATCCGCGATGAGCGCGATGCCAATAGCCTCTATGACATTTTAGAACATGAAATTATTCCACTTTATTATAGCGCGAAAACCCCAAATGAATGGATTGATAAAATGAAGAAATCCATTTCCGTATTAACTCCAAAGTTTAGCGCACACCGCATGCTGCATGATTATATTTTACAAACATATTTACCCGCTGCTGAATTCCATGAAAACTGGTCTATTCATTCGGAAGGCCAAATTGAATCACTAAAAAATCATATTAAAAATGTTCAATTATTGCGTGAACAATGGAAAGAAGTAGAAATTACACGCGTAGAACTGAAACCTTCGGATACCGTTATAATAGGAGAAATTGTTACTTTACAATTAGAATTACGTTCTCCTTTTCCAGAAAATTGGCTTGAAATATCTCTTGTTCTTGAAAGTACAGATAATAACAGAGGTCAATATGAAAGAAAGGATGTACTTTTAACATGTGTTGAAAAAGATCCCGTATATAAATATTACATTTACGCCGTTGAATTAGAAACAGAAAACCCCGAAATTCGAACTTATTCCATGCGCGTTTGTCCAAATCCAATTCTTTTTCCTGAACATCTTGATTTAGATTTAGTAGCAAGATAA